The following are from one region of the Arcobacter defluvii genome:
- the dnaG gene encoding DNA primase, with translation MIKKESIENLKNHLDVVDVVSQFIELKKSGANFKACCPFHGETTPSFVVSPAKQIYHCFGCGAGGDSIKFVMEYEKLSYPETIEKLASMYNFNLEYDNNNEKQQDIKVLEEVNKFYQKLFVNNSVAKEYIKDRGISDFSIEKFEIGYAPVSIDTINFLKSNHFNLTEAIDLGIIDTGTNGLYSRFIERITFPIYSINGKLVGFGGRTITGHNAKYVNSPQTKLFNKSRLLYGYHLAKEKIYKNKQIIVCEGYLDVIMLHQAGFNSAVATLGTALTTEHLPLLRRGEPKVILAYDGDKAGLAAAFKASVMLSQSDFEGGVVIFSDGQDPADMVKGKKIEELNNIFINPISFIPYAIDYIISKYDINEPSQKQKALNEANDYLKSLSLLNQDEYKRYLAQKLNIREDRIKISGDKHRINDVNLSKIDIAELCIIKSILEKPKRLDSVLDIVDTSMFEFHKNEFELVLTDIENPSLNSIILNEKLENYDDERLNQELLTLVYKFYTNKLTAISYDKSLDFKQKANLIRKIKDNIYQLKQGKLVSYNL, from the coding sequence ATGATAAAAAAAGAATCGATTGAAAACTTAAAAAACCATCTTGATGTAGTTGATGTGGTTTCACAATTTATAGAATTAAAAAAATCTGGAGCAAATTTCAAAGCATGTTGCCCTTTTCATGGTGAAACAACTCCATCTTTTGTGGTTAGCCCAGCTAAACAAATATATCATTGTTTTGGATGTGGGGCAGGTGGAGACTCTATAAAATTTGTTATGGAATATGAAAAATTATCATATCCTGAAACAATAGAAAAATTAGCTTCAATGTATAATTTTAATTTGGAGTATGACAATAATAATGAAAAACAACAAGATATTAAAGTATTAGAAGAAGTTAATAAATTTTATCAAAAACTTTTTGTAAATAATTCTGTAGCAAAAGAGTACATAAAAGATAGAGGAATTTCTGATTTTTCAATAGAAAAATTTGAAATTGGTTATGCTCCAGTTTCTATTGATACAATAAATTTTTTAAAATCAAATCATTTTAATTTAACTGAAGCAATTGATTTAGGAATAATAGATACAGGAACAAATGGACTTTATTCAAGATTTATAGAAAGAATAACTTTTCCAATATATTCCATAAATGGCAAACTTGTAGGTTTTGGTGGAAGAACAATAACAGGACATAATGCAAAATATGTAAATTCCCCACAAACAAAACTTTTTAATAAATCAAGACTTTTATATGGGTATCATTTAGCAAAAGAAAAGATTTATAAAAATAAACAAATAATTGTTTGTGAAGGTTATTTAGATGTAATTATGCTTCATCAAGCAGGATTTAATTCAGCAGTTGCAACACTTGGAACTGCACTTACAACGGAACACTTACCGCTTCTAAGACGAGGTGAGCCAAAAGTAATACTTGCTTATGATGGAGACAAAGCTGGACTTGCTGCAGCTTTTAAAGCATCTGTAATGCTTAGTCAAAGTGATTTTGAAGGAGGAGTTGTAATTTTTAGTGATGGACAAGATCCTGCTGATATGGTTAAGGGAAAAAAAATTGAAGAATTAAATAATATTTTTATAAATCCAATATCTTTTATTCCTTATGCTATAGATTATATTATTTCAAAATATGATATAAATGAACCTAGTCAAAAACAAAAAGCATTAAATGAAGCAAATGATTATTTAAAAAGTTTAAGTCTATTAAATCAAGATGAATATAAAAGATATTTAGCACAAAAACTGAATATAAGAGAAGATAGAATAAAAATTAGTGGAGATAAACACAGAATAAATGATGTTAATTTATCAAAAATAGATATTGCTGAACTTTGTATAATAAAATCAATACTTGAAAAACCAAAAAGGTTAGATTCAGTTTTAGATATAGTTGATACTTCTATGTTTGAATTTCATAAAAATGAATTTGAATTAGTCTTAACTGATATAGAAAATCCATCTTTAAATTCGATTATTTTAAATGAAAAGCTTGAAAATTATGATGATGAAAGACTTAATCAAGAACTTCTTACATTGGTATATAAATTTTATACAAATAAATTAACAGCAATTTCATATGATAAAAGTCTAGATTTTAAACAAAAAGCAAATTTGATTAGAAAAATTAAAGATAATATTTATCAATTAAAACAAGGAAAACTTGTAAGTTATAATCTATGA
- a CDS encoding Rid family detoxifying hydrolase, whose translation MKFIESDNLPQAIGPYSPAVKVNGMIYTSAQVPVTLDGTMIERDIKVQTRQVLTNLRTLLEDADSGMEKVVKISVYLENIDDFGVVNVLFAEAFGEHKPARSTISVKGLPKNSLIMVDAIALANDYH comes from the coding sequence ATGAAATTTATTGAAAGTGACAATTTACCACAAGCTATAGGACCATATTCACCTGCTGTTAAGGTAAATGGTATGATTTATACATCTGCTCAAGTTCCAGTAACTTTAGATGGTACAATGATTGAAAGAGATATAAAAGTTCAAACAAGACAAGTATTAACAAATCTTAGAACACTTTTAGAAGATGCTGATAGTGGCATGGAAAAAGTAGTGAAAATATCAGTTTATTTAGAAAATATAGATGATTTTGGAGTAGTTAATGTTTTATTTGCTGAAGCATTTGGTGAACATAAACCAGCAAGAAGCACAATTTCTGTAAAAGGATTACCAAAGAATTCTTTGATAATGGTAGATGCAATTGCTTTAGCAAATGATTATCATTGA
- a CDS encoding ParA family protein, which produces MTEIISIANQKGGVGKTTTAVNLSAALALEGKKVLLIDADPQANATTSLGFHRDTYEYNIYHVMLGTKELNEIILDSEIENLKVAPSNIGLVGIEKEFYKNTKERELVLKRKIDPVKKDFDYIIIDSPPALGPITINTLSASTSVLIPIQCEFFALEGLAQLLNTIKLVKQTINQSLQIRGFLPTMYSSQNNLSKQVFADLAQHFENKLFKIDDNSYVVIPRNIKLAESPSFGKPIMLYDTNSSGTKAYTNLARAIAG; this is translated from the coding sequence ATGACAGAAATTATTTCAATAGCTAATCAAAAGGGTGGAGTAGGTAAAACTACTACAGCTGTAAATTTAAGTGCAGCACTTGCCTTAGAGGGAAAAAAAGTCTTATTAATAGATGCTGACCCTCAAGCAAATGCAACCACATCATTAGGTTTTCATAGAGATACTTATGAATATAACATTTATCATGTAATGTTAGGAACAAAAGAATTAAATGAAATTATTTTAGATTCAGAAATAGAGAATTTAAAAGTTGCACCTTCAAATATTGGACTTGTAGGAATAGAAAAAGAATTTTATAAAAATACAAAAGAAAGAGAATTGGTATTAAAAAGAAAAATTGATCCAGTTAAAAAAGATTTTGATTATATTATAATTGACTCGCCTCCTGCATTAGGACCAATAACTATTAATACACTAAGTGCTTCAACATCTGTATTAATACCAATTCAATGTGAGTTTTTTGCATTGGAAGGTTTAGCACAATTACTAAATACTATAAAATTAGTTAAACAAACAATTAATCAATCTTTACAAATTAGAGGTTTTTTACCTACAATGTATAGTTCTCAAAATAATTTATCAAAACAAGTATTTGCAGATTTAGCACAACATTTTGAAAATAAGTTATTTAAAATAGATGATAACTCATATGTTGTTATACCAAGAAATATAAAATTAGCTGAGAGTCCAAGTTTTGGTAAACCAATCATGCTTTATGATACAAATTCAAGTGGAACAAAAGCATATACAAACTTAGCAAGAGCAATTGCAGGATAA
- the rplU gene encoding 50S ribosomal protein L21 — translation MYAIIKCGGKQYKVSEGDILDVDYTGKAAKETLEITDVLAVNNGELKTGEAVANAKVEAVVVLDGTGVNRARKVIIYKKRRRKDSKLKRGFRKSFTKIRITKIAA, via the coding sequence ATGTACGCAATTATCAAGTGTGGTGGAAAACAGTATAAAGTTTCTGAGGGTGATATCTTAGATGTTGATTATACTGGTAAAGCTGCAAAAGAAACTTTAGAAATTACTGATGTTTTAGCTGTAAACAACGGTGAATTAAAAACTGGTGAAGCAGTTGCAAATGCAAAAGTAGAAGCAGTTGTAGTATTAGATGGTACTGGTGTAAATAGAGCTAGAAAAGTAATCATTTACAAAAAAAGAAGAAGAAAAGATTCAAAATTAAAAAGAGGTTTTAGAAAAAGCTTCACAAAAATTAGAATTACAAAAATTGCTGCATAA
- a CDS encoding AEC family transporter gives MLDPVLPIAIYLALGYLFKVFFHDNSKQLIEFIIYFSLPSIVFSKIYPLIIDQRIIGLILMFICFILFNLTLAYLVGKLMRLNRTYFATFMIMATFGNTSFIGFSYIDAFYGQDFIVYGLIYDIFGSFLLLVSVGMFIITWGNGKKNSVKSISKSIFLFPPQIMFFVTLIAKNFEIPNFILLTTQTLGSTLVPLAMIAIGMKLELKNIFARLHIVSVAMILKMIVVPIIILIGFKYFYGIDQTWVKVTIIEVAMPPMTMATVLAIKGGLDEKIAINSLVLGVLLSLFTITMYTTYLA, from the coding sequence ATGTTAGACCCTGTTTTACCGATTGCAATTTATTTAGCTTTGGGATACTTATTTAAAGTATTTTTTCATGATAATTCAAAGCAATTAATTGAATTTATCATCTACTTTTCTCTTCCGTCCATTGTTTTTTCAAAAATTTATCCTTTGATTATTGATCAAAGAATCATTGGATTAATTTTAATGTTTATATGTTTCATTTTATTTAATCTTACTCTAGCATATCTAGTAGGAAAATTAATGAGATTAAATAGAACATACTTTGCTACATTTATGATTATGGCAACATTTGGAAATACTTCATTTATAGGGTTTTCATATATAGATGCTTTTTATGGGCAAGATTTCATTGTGTATGGTTTGATATATGATATTTTTGGTTCATTTTTACTTTTAGTTTCAGTTGGTATGTTTATAATTACTTGGGGAAATGGTAAAAAAAATAGTGTAAAATCTATTTCAAAATCTATTTTTTTATTCCCACCTCAAATTATGTTTTTTGTTACATTAATTGCAAAGAATTTTGAAATACCAAACTTCATATTGTTAACTACTCAAACACTTGGTTCAACATTAGTGCCACTTGCTATGATTGCTATTGGTATGAAGTTAGAATTGAAAAATATTTTTGCAAGATTACATATTGTTTCTGTTGCAATGATTTTAAAAATGATTGTTGTACCAATAATAATTTTAATTGGATTCAAATACTTCTATGGAATAGATCAAACTTGGGTAAAAGTAACTATTATCGAAGTTGCAATGCCTCCAATGACTATGGCAACAGTTTTAGCTATAAAAGGTGGTTTAGATGAAAAAATCGCAATCAATTCTCTTGTATTAGGAGTTTTATTAAGTCTATTTACAATAACGATGTATACCACATATTTAGCGTAA
- a CDS encoding biotin--[acetyl-CoA-carboxylase] ligase — MKIIRLDEVDSTHTYLKKYISLNGFSEPLCIVSDFQTNGIGSRGNSWTGRKGNLFFSFVLNIKDLPKDLPLQSISIYVSYILKNILKNLKSKVWIKWPNDFYIENKKIGGTITTMSKDIIYCGIGLNLLEVDEGFGKLDIKVDINSMLKDYFSEIEKKILWKQIFSDFKIEFQLSKKFQTTIDNQKVSLENAILNEDGSIQVNNKKVFSLR, encoded by the coding sequence ATGAAAATTATAAGATTAGATGAAGTTGATTCAACTCATACGTATTTAAAAAAATATATAAGTTTAAATGGATTTAGTGAACCTTTATGTATAGTATCAGATTTTCAAACAAATGGAATTGGAAGTAGAGGAAATTCTTGGACAGGTAGAAAAGGAAATTTGTTTTTTTCTTTTGTTTTAAATATAAAAGATTTACCAAAAGATTTGCCTTTGCAAAGTATTTCAATCTATGTTTCATATATTTTGAAAAATATTTTGAAAAACTTAAAATCAAAAGTTTGGATAAAATGGCCAAATGATTTTTATATAGAAAATAAAAAAATTGGTGGAACTATTACAACTATGTCAAAAGATATAATCTATTGTGGGATAGGATTAAATCTTTTAGAAGTAGATGAAGGATTTGGTAAATTAGATATAAAAGTCGATATAAATAGTATGTTAAAAGATTATTTTTCTGAAATAGAAAAAAAGATTTTATGGAAGCAAATATTTAGTGATTTTAAGATAGAATTTCAACTTAGCAAAAAGTTCCAAACGACCATAGATAATCAAAAAGTTTCACTCGAAAATGCGATATTAAACGAAGATGGTTCAATTCAAGTAAACAACAAAAAGGTATTTAGTTTAAGATGA
- the fmt gene encoding methionyl-tRNA formyltransferase translates to MSKKILFMGTPDYATTIFKELINSKYDVVALFTQPDKPVGRKQILTPPHIKQYCLDENLDISIFQPIKLRGNEEAKKQIEELKPDFIIVAAYGQILPKEILDIAPCINLHASLLPKYRGASPIQESLLNDDYFTGVTSMLMEEGLDSGDILGLQYLKINSTMEVSEAFEKLSIIAANLTITTLDNFENIKPLKQNESEVSFCKKIKKDDGLVNFLNAKKLYLKYKAYSYWPGVFLESELKLKDIELCEEESINKEGEILEISKDFIVIGCKKGSLKIKTLQAPSKKAISSVDFIRGQRLEVGDILV, encoded by the coding sequence TTGAGTAAAAAAATTCTATTTATGGGAACTCCTGATTATGCAACAACAATTTTTAAAGAGTTGATAAATAGTAAATATGATGTAGTTGCTTTATTTACTCAGCCTGATAAACCAGTTGGGCGAAAACAGATTTTAACTCCTCCTCATATAAAACAATATTGTTTAGATGAAAATTTAGATATTTCAATTTTTCAACCTATTAAATTGAGAGGGAATGAAGAAGCTAAAAAACAAATAGAAGAATTAAAACCAGATTTTATAATAGTTGCTGCTTATGGACAGATTCTACCAAAAGAGATTTTAGATATTGCTCCTTGCATAAATCTTCATGCTTCACTTTTACCAAAATATAGAGGTGCAAGTCCTATTCAAGAATCATTATTAAATGATGATTATTTTACAGGTGTTACATCTATGCTTATGGAAGAAGGTCTTGATAGTGGAGATATTTTAGGTTTACAATATCTAAAAATCAATTCAACTATGGAAGTATCTGAAGCCTTTGAAAAATTGTCAATTATTGCAGCAAATTTAACAATAACTACTTTAGATAATTTTGAAAATATTAAACCCCTTAAACAAAATGAATCAGAAGTTAGTTTTTGCAAAAAAATTAAAAAAGATGATGGTTTAGTAAATTTCTTAAATGCAAAAAAATTGTATTTGAAATATAAAGCTTACTCTTATTGGCCAGGAGTTTTTTTAGAGTCAGAGTTAAAATTAAAAGATATTGAATTATGTGAAGAAGAATCAATAAATAAAGAGGGAGAGATTTTAGAAATCTCTAAAGATTTTATCGTTATTGGATGTAAAAAAGGAAGTCTAAAAATAAAAACATTACAAGCTCCTTCAAAAAAAGCTATTAGTTCAGTTGATTTTATAAGGGGTCAAAGACTTGAAGTAGGAGATATTTTAGTATAA
- the proB gene encoding glutamate 5-kinase has translation MKRLVIKVGTAVLTEDNKKLALERIQNLVNLIAKLKNEKKLEVILVSSGAVGAGYTVLKLDKKILANKQTLAAIGQPKLMKTYQNMFEKYEIPCSQLLFTADDFDSRKRLQNARNVMEILLENKVLPIINENDIISTDELIGDNDQLAAFVTYYFKADMLAILTDIDGYYDKNPREYEDAKLQKNISFISCEELEKKPSANSQFATGGIVTKLKAADFLMQNNIPMYLSSGFNLTNAYDFLVEGNHKNGTIFQSKK, from the coding sequence ATGAAAAGATTAGTTATAAAAGTTGGAACTGCAGTTTTAACTGAAGATAATAAAAAACTTGCATTAGAAAGAATCCAAAATTTAGTTAATTTAATAGCTAAATTAAAAAATGAAAAAAAATTAGAAGTTATTTTAGTTTCATCGGGTGCTGTTGGTGCTGGATATACAGTACTAAAACTTGATAAGAAAATTTTAGCTAATAAACAAACACTAGCAGCAATTGGTCAGCCAAAATTGATGAAAACATATCAAAATATGTTTGAAAAATATGAGATACCGTGTTCTCAACTTCTTTTTACGGCTGATGATTTTGATTCAAGAAAAAGATTACAAAATGCTAGAAATGTAATGGAAATTTTATTAGAAAACAAAGTACTTCCTATTATCAATGAAAATGATATTATCTCAACAGATGAATTAATTGGAGATAATGATCAATTAGCAGCTTTTGTAACTTATTATTTTAAAGCAGATATGTTGGCAATTTTAACAGATATTGATGGATATTATGACAAAAATCCAAGAGAATATGAAGATGCAAAATTACAAAAAAACATTTCTTTTATATCTTGTGAGGAACTTGAAAAAAAACCTAGTGCAAATTCACAATTTGCAACAGGTGGAATAGTAACAAAACTTAAAGCAGCAGATTTTTTAATGCAAAATAACATTCCTATGTATTTATCTTCTGGATTTAATCTAACAAATGCTTATGATTTTTTAGTTGAAGGAAATCATAAAAATGGAACAATTTTTCAATCAAAAAAATAA
- the obgE gene encoding GTPase ObgE — protein sequence MFIDSARFAVTSGKGGQGCASFRREKFVVKGGPDGGDGGKGGDVYFLVDNNTDTLSSYKGKKFFKADNGKQGMGGNMTGKSGETLVLVVPPGTQIIDDETNEIIFDLLIPGEKVLFLEGGKGGLGNVHFKNSRNQRPTYFQPGLPGVTKNIRLELKLIADVGLVGYPNVGKSTLISVTSNATPEIANYEFTTITPKLGVVNVGDFNSFVMADIPGIIDGASEGRGLGLEFLKHIERTKTLLFVIDVANYRTMIEQYKVLKEEVTKFSTELSKRNFAIVLSKVDGYFGEDLENDIKNFIKEIGLEQSNSNEFKFEGDYPYFIQDLIYSRFDNSKPYFVLPISSLTKLNIKPLSFALYNLLEQDK from the coding sequence ATGTTTATAGATAGCGCTAGATTTGCCGTTACATCTGGAAAAGGTGGACAAGGGTGCGCTTCGTTTAGAAGAGAAAAATTTGTTGTTAAAGGTGGACCAGATGGTGGAGATGGAGGAAAAGGTGGTGATGTTTACTTTTTAGTTGACAACAATACTGATACTCTATCAAGTTATAAAGGAAAAAAATTCTTTAAAGCTGATAATGGAAAGCAAGGTATGGGTGGAAATATGACAGGAAAATCTGGAGAAACACTTGTATTGGTTGTTCCTCCAGGAACTCAAATTATTGATGATGAAACAAATGAAATTATATTTGATTTATTAATTCCTGGAGAAAAAGTTTTATTTCTTGAAGGTGGGAAAGGTGGATTAGGAAATGTTCACTTTAAAAATTCAAGAAATCAAAGACCTACATATTTCCAACCAGGATTACCAGGAGTTACAAAAAACATTAGATTAGAGTTAAAACTAATTGCAGATGTTGGATTAGTAGGTTATCCAAATGTAGGGAAATCAACTCTAATTTCTGTTACATCAAATGCAACTCCTGAAATAGCAAATTATGAATTTACAACAATAACACCAAAACTTGGAGTTGTTAATGTTGGAGATTTTAACTCTTTTGTGATGGCTGATATTCCAGGAATTATAGATGGAGCTAGTGAAGGAAGAGGTTTAGGACTTGAATTTTTAAAACATATTGAAAGAACAAAAACTTTATTATTTGTAATTGATGTTGCAAATTATAGAACAATGATTGAACAATATAAAGTTTTAAAAGAAGAAGTTACAAAGTTCTCTACAGAATTATCAAAAAGAAATTTTGCAATTGTACTAAGTAAAGTTGATGGATATTTTGGTGAAGATTTAGAAAACGATATTAAAAATTTTATAAAAGAAATTGGTTTAGAACAGAGTAATTCAAATGAATTTAAATTTGAAGGTGATTACCCATATTTTATTCAAGATTTAATTTATTCAAGATTTGATAATAGTAAGCCATACTTTGTTTTGCCAATTTCATCTTTAACAAAATTAAATATTAAACCATTAAGTTTTGCCTTATATAATTTATTGGAACAAGATAAATGA
- the rpmA gene encoding 50S ribosomal protein L27, translating to MAHKKGQGSTQNNRDSAGRRLGVKKFGGEVVRAGNIIIRQRGTKVHLGQNVGMGKDHTIYSLIDGVVKFEIKDKKRKKVSVYAAS from the coding sequence ATGGCTCACAAAAAAGGTCAGGGAAGTACACAGAATAATAGAGATTCAGCTGGTAGAAGACTTGGTGTTAAAAAATTTGGTGGTGAAGTTGTAAGAGCTGGAAATATCATTATTAGACAAAGAGGTACTAAAGTACATTTAGGTCAAAATGTTGGTATGGGTAAAGATCATACTATTTATTCTTTAATTGACGGTGTTGTTAAATTTGAAATTAAAGATAAAAAAAGAAAAAAAGTTTCAGTTTACGCAGCATCGTAA
- a CDS encoding tetratricopeptide repeat protein produces MDNIVLEYRDPLFGIILIVALIFVISFITYSYGIYKERNARKDYRKLSLRFELGKLKEEDYVHLYKTYNLPFDSILLLASTFLHKGDYNKAISVYLTLLEHVNERVKKEELLELLGTTYFKGGFLQRSKEIFLRILKFSPHNKNALTYLLLINEKLKDFKKAKEITSSLEELDANMETDKIYLDSLIILNDSILSFERRTELLYEIFKENKIIERIFINFLIQFNKQFFWEHIKEFDCSKFIDVMWYLNFDDINFEKVLENKFLVELYNAKGYLNTIKHSDDFDLDILILINQHEHKIKASLDFEFICSSCKHSHPVFDTRCPHCHNILTFNVKHHLTKSFYESYQSLQ; encoded by the coding sequence TTGGATAATATAGTTTTAGAATATAGGGATCCTCTATTTGGAATAATACTTATTGTTGCTCTAATTTTTGTAATTTCATTTATTACATATTCTTATGGTATTTATAAAGAAAGAAATGCAAGAAAAGATTATAGAAAACTTTCATTAAGATTTGAACTTGGAAAATTAAAAGAAGAAGATTACGTTCATTTATATAAAACTTATAATCTTCCTTTTGATTCTATATTACTTTTAGCTTCAACTTTTTTACATAAAGGTGATTATAATAAAGCTATATCTGTTTATTTAACACTTCTTGAACATGTTAATGAAAGAGTAAAAAAAGAAGAATTATTAGAACTTTTAGGAACAACATATTTTAAAGGTGGATTTTTACAAAGATCAAAAGAGATATTTTTAAGAATATTAAAATTTTCTCCTCATAATAAAAATGCATTAACTTATCTATTATTGATAAATGAAAAATTAAAAGATTTTAAAAAAGCAAAAGAAATTACATCTTCATTAGAAGAATTAGATGCAAATATGGAAACTGACAAAATTTATCTAGATTCACTAATAATTTTAAATGATTCAATTTTATCGTTTGAAAGAAGGACAGAACTTTTATATGAAATTTTTAAAGAAAATAAAATTATTGAAAGAATTTTTATTAATTTTTTAATTCAATTTAATAAACAATTTTTTTGGGAACATATAAAAGAATTTGACTGTTCAAAATTTATTGATGTTATGTGGTATTTAAACTTTGATGACATTAATTTTGAAAAAGTTTTAGAAAATAAATTTTTAGTTGAACTTTACAATGCAAAAGGTTACTTAAACACAATAAAACACAGTGATGATTTCGATTTAGATATTTTAATTCTAATAAATCAACATGAACATAAAATCAAAGCTTCTTTAGATTTTGAATTTATTTGTAGTTCTTGTAAACACTCTCATCCTGTATTTGACACAAGATGTCCTCATTGTCATAATATTTTAACATTTAATGTAAAACATCATTTAACTAAATCGTTTTATGAATCTTATCAATCTTTACAATAA
- the rnc gene encoding ribonuclease III, whose protein sequence is MSDYSKLEKCLDYQFKNKNLIIEALTHKSYKKPYNNERLEFLGDAVLNLIVGEYLYLKFPKSNEGELSKIRASLVNETGFTRLANEIKLGDYIFISTAEERNKGRTKASILSDAFEAIMGAVYLESGLDVLKPIILKLLEKSYVKINLDVLFSDYKTALQEITQAKFASIPEYKIEGSYGPDHKKEFEVSIWIDGVNYGYASGKSKKLAQQAAAKIAIEKLKGE, encoded by the coding sequence ATGAGTGATTATTCTAAGTTAGAAAAGTGTTTGGATTATCAGTTTAAAAATAAAAATCTGATAATCGAAGCACTTACACATAAAAGTTATAAAAAACCTTATAATAATGAACGTTTAGAGTTTTTAGGTGATGCAGTTTTAAATCTAATTGTTGGAGAATATTTATATTTAAAATTCCCAAAATCAAATGAAGGTGAACTCTCTAAAATTAGAGCTAGTTTAGTAAATGAAACAGGTTTTACAAGACTTGCAAATGAGATAAAATTAGGCGATTATATTTTTATTTCTACAGCGGAAGAAAGAAATAAAGGAAGAACTAAAGCTTCTATTTTATCAGATGCTTTTGAAGCAATTATGGGTGCTGTTTACTTAGAATCAGGACTTGACGTTTTAAAACCTATTATTTTAAAATTACTTGAAAAATCTTATGTCAAAATAAATCTTGATGTATTATTTAGTGATTATAAAACAGCTCTTCAAGAGATAACTCAAGCAAAATTTGCATCAATTCCTGAATATAAAATAGAAGGTTCATATGGACCAGACCATAAAAAAGAGTTTGAAGTATCAATTTGGATTGATGGAGTAAATTATGGTTATGCTAGTGGTAAAAGTAAAAAACTAGCTCAACAAGCAGCTGCTAAAATTGCAATTGAAAAACTAAAAGGAGAATAA